The following coding sequences are from one Schizosaccharomyces osmophilus chromosome 1, complete sequence window:
- the elp1 gene encoding elongator complex WD repeat protein Elp1 yields the protein MRNLIIQSHHVYPEISSAIQSIAFDTVNDTIYAACGLNDNNPGITVYSVHENNVVEYLTEHDDPAYLKEDGSWDQVCNMQFLGDSMSICISMKGGDIIMIKTEPSPGEPVVEVIGNVENGIVASCWSPDEQVLSILTGGNTVLLMTKRFDVIAETNLSENDLSEFNKHISVGWGRSETQFRGKRVREKLRDPTLPEHIDEGKLSEVDDGKVNMCWRGDGAYVAINRIEAGSRRAIRVYSREGVLDSISEPQDGHQSFLSWKPSGSVLASVQSSFEDGNESKVIFFERNGLRHGEFSLGCPKNEQFTGLAWNNASSILAISTPQSIALWTTGNYHWYLKKTIPIASNASFCWHPERSQSLFVTTDSHVERIDLEFAFPTCKSAAPTDYGLTPVIDGSSLLVTPLYFANIPPPLSLCTLSLPFKTELVSLNPSSSLIYLSDNYKVHVYLYEPKRKPTFLNAYDTSEYTNELNVKRLLGLDDSKFIILADDRNNNTRLFLFQCPDVKDGLNLATLLNVTDVGKNFVNVSYIETLAKLFLQSDNGEIFSFDINEFKVEKFHCNFPKACAWFTTVLIDDSVLPVGLTSSGRLYVEQRLLSSGVLSFYCTDRFLAFTTNKHILKFVHLQPFVDDMKVVEDEGVERHDERCRAVERGAKIVTMMPSKMAVVLQMPRGNLETIFPRIMVLNGARKLIDVSDYSSAFKVCRTHRLDLNMLFDYDPEKFFLNVSSFVDQLGRVDYLDLFFASLKPEDVTQSMYMDTSKYQLSENQTTYENKVNTICKAVRDILISKKDDKFFQSIITSYLCEIPPKITEALNMISGLIESKSSSVDSVIEHMCFLVDVNMLFDHALGLYDLKLALLIAQQSQKDPREYVPFLQNFQMQDMTRRKFNIDCYLKRYEHGLTHLKEIEGAFEELKDYVIKHQLYRTALELYKYDKQKQQSILIMYANYLRENGKANEAAIAFESVGMITEAIEAYKSAGMWRECMSILQFSSISDNKVEEIADDLANLCLEKRDYVDAAYIYVLYLSNLKEAINNMCKGTQYSEAIRLARTKEADPSIFKDVLLPAIGESFGEASEMVADFNSQIKAQTERILVLRAKKKEDPTGWAEGNLEDQTPDDLSLASTSVSTNRSLYTRYTQSTASTKMTRNTAKNNRRLEKKRARGKKGTVFEEEYLVNSLKRLISRVESMRAETYRLLEALMRCGMYTQASELQRGFSNVITILRENVVPILSVPMNTFETAIGEQPIVPEIPEIKHFEKLGILI from the coding sequence ATGAGAAACTTGATAATTCAGTCTCATCATGTATATCCTGAAATTTCAAGTGCTATTCAGAGCATAGCTTTCGATACTGTCAATGATACTATCTATGCAGCTTGTGGATTGAACGATAATAATCCTGGAATTACAGTGTATTCGGTACATGAAAATAATGTTGTGGAATATCTTACTGAACATGATGATCCTGCCTATCTAAAAGAAGATGGCTCATGGGATCAAGTATGCAATATGCAATTTCTAGGTGATTCCATGTCAATTTGCATATCCATGAAAGGTGGAGATATCATAATGATTAAAACAGAACCATCTCCCGGAGAACCAGTTGTAGAAGTAATTGGAAATGTAGAGAATGGCATTGTTGCTTCTTGCTGGTCTCCAGATGAACAGGTCCTTAGTATTTTAACTGGTGGAAACACAGTTTTGCTTATGACCAAACGATTTGATGTGATTGCTGAAACAAATTTGTCCGAGAATGATTTAAGCGAATTTAACAAGCATATTAGTGTCGGTTGGGGTCGGTCAGAAACACAATTTCGTGGCAAACGTGTCCGTGAAAAACTTCGTGATCCCACTTTGCCTGAACACATCGATGAAGGTAAACTTTCGGAGGTTGACGATGGCAAAGTAAATATGTGTTGGCGTGGTGACGGTGCGTATGTTGCTATTAACCGTATTGAAGCCGGATCACGCCGAGCCATTCGTGTTTATTCACGTGAAGGTGTCCTTGACAGTATTAGTGAACCCCAAGACGGACACCAAAGTTTCCTTTCGTGGAAACCTTCGGGCTCTGTTTTAGCATCCGTtcaatcttcttttgaagatggaaatgaaagcaaagttattttctttgaaagaaatggTTTAAGACATGGAGAATTCTCTTTGGGGTGCCCTAAAAACGAGCAATTTACTGGGTTAGCTTGGAACAACGCCTCTTCTATCCTTGCCATATCAACTCCTCAATCTATCGCTTTATGGACGACTGGCAACTACCACTGGTATTTAAAGAAGACAATTCCAATCGCAAGCAATGCTTCATTTTGTTGGCATCCTGAACGATCTCAGTCTCTTTTTGTGACTACTGACTCTCATGTTGAGAGGATTGATCTTGAATTCGCTTTCCCAACGTGTAAAAGTGCAGCACCAACCGATTATGGCTTAACTCCAGTTATTGATGGTTCATCTCTTCTCGTTACTCCGCTTTATTTTGCGAATATTCCACCACCTTTATCTTTGTGTACTCTGTCGCTTCCTTTTAAAACAGAGCTTGTCTCTCTTAATCCATCTTCTAGTTTAATTTACTTGTCCGATAATTATAAAGTGCATGTTTATTTGTATGAACCAAAACGTAAACCTACGTTTTTAAATGCATATGATACTTCCGAATATACGAACGAGCTTAACGTTAAACGGCTTCTTGGTTTGGACGACTCGAAATTTATCATTCTAGCAGACGACAGAAATAACAATACTagattgtttttgtttcagtGTCCCGATGTCAAAGATGGATTGAATTTAGCTACATTACTGAACGTAACGGACGTCGGAAAGAATTTTGTAAACGTTTCTTACATTGAAACTCTCGCTAAACTGTTTCTACAGTCTGATAATGGTGAaattttttcgtttgatATCAATGAATTCAAAGTTGAGAAGTTTCATTGTAATTTTCCCAAAGCTTGTGCCTGGTTTACTACCGTCCTAATTGATGACTCGGTTTTACCTGTAGGTTTAACATCATCTGGTAGATTATATGTTGAGCAAAGGTTATTAAGTAGTGGTGtgctttctttctattgTACTGATCGTTTCCTCGCCTTTACTACGAATAAGCATATCTTAAAATTCGTTCATTTGCAACCATTCGTTGATGATATGAAGGTTGTTGAAGATGAAGGCGTTGAAAGACACGACGAGCGTTGCCGTGCAGTAGAAAGAGGTGCTAAGATAGTAACCATGATGCCTTCAAAAATGGCAGTTGTTTTACAGATGCCAAGAGGTAATCTTGAAACGATTTTTCCACGTATTATGGTTTTGAATGGTGCACGAAAGCTGATTGATGTCTCCGATTATAGTTCAGCTTTCAAGGTATGCCGCACTCATCGTTTGGATCTAAATATGTTATTTGATTATGATccagaaaagtttttcttgaatgTATCCTCGTTTGTTGATCAATTAGGTAGGGTTGATTATTTGGATCTCTTTTTCGCTTCTTTAAAACCAGAAGATGTTACTCAAAGCATGTACATGGATACCTCGAAGTATCAGTTATCTGAAAACCAGACTACATATGAAAACAAGGTCAACACCATTTGCAAGGCTGTACGTGACATCTTAATTTCGAAAAAGGATGATAAGTTTTTTCAGTCTATAATTACCTCTTACCTTTGCGAGATACCTCCTAAGATTACCGAGGCATTGAACATGATTTCAGGTTTAATAGAGTCAAAGTCATCCTCTGTTGATAGTGTCATCGAACATATGTGTTTCTTGGTGGATGTTAATATGTTGTTCGACCATGCTTTAGGATTATACGACTTAAAGCTGGCGCTCTTGATCGCCCAACAATCACAAAAAGATCCTCGCGAGTATGTACCCTTCTTACAAAACTTTCAGATGCAGGATATGACAAGACGCAAATTCAACATCGACtgttatttgaaaagatacGAGCACGGTTTGACtcatttgaaagaaatagaaggGGCCTTTGAGGAGCTGAAGGATTATGTTATTAAACATCAATTATACAGGACTGCTTTGGAATTATACAAGTATGATAAGCAAAAGCAGCAATCCATATTGATTATGTATGCAAATTATCTTCgagaaaatggaaaagcaaatgaagCCGCTATAGCTTTTGAGTCGGTTGGCATGATCACCGAAGCAATTGAAGCTTACAAAAGTGCTGGAATGTGGAGAGAATGTATGTCCATTTTGcaattttcttctatttccGATAATAaggttgaagaaattgctgATGATCTTGCTAATCTTTGCTTGGAGAAAAGAGATTACGTCGATGCCGCTTATATTTACGTTTTATATCTTTCTAACTTGAAAGAAGCTATTAACAATATGTGCAAGGGAACCCAATATAGCGAAGCTATTCGTTTGGCGAGAACAAAGGAAGCTGACCCATCTATATTTAAAGATGTTTTACTTCCTGCAATTGGAGAGTCCTTCGGCGAAGCAAGTGAAATGGTTGCTGATTTTAATAGCCAAATTAAAGCCCAAACGGAACggattttggttttgcgtgccaaaaagaaggaagatcCAACGGGTTGGGCAGAAGGAAATCTAGAAGATCAAACACCTGATGATTTATCTTTAGCTTCCACAAGTGTGTCCACAAATAGATCCCTTTATACAAGATATACTCAATCTACTGcatca
- the spo9 gene encoding ER farnesyl pyrophosphate synthetase Erg20: protein MKHDEPQDTLKENSEKADIKQKLRLFFPVVLEGLEQILDELKCLQSIKENLILSLQRNTLGGKNNRGLCVVESLKSLLNRDLRENEFREAAILGWLIEILQGCFLMADDIMDNSTKRRGLDCWYREVGIGRAFNDSQLLEACIPLLLRKFFKSHPLYLDLLELFREVTFLTELGEQKDLLSSAEAQRVFSFDLKNYDFIVTYKTAFYSFYLPVKCALLLSGNFNERADATTKRLSKLLGYYFQAQDDYLDCFGNYASLGKVGMDIEDNKCTWLVCQAKMAASAEQLMFLEKHYGGRNQDSVFKVKQLYRELGIPNMYQNFVEATVEKIMTEINDIDEDTGIKKIIFYKFFKLIHKRSR, encoded by the exons ATGAAGCATGATGAGCCGCAAGATACACTAAAGGAGAACAGTGAAAAGGCTGACATAAAGCAGAAACTTAGGCTGTTTTTCCCCGTAGTCTTAGAGGGTTTAGAGCAAATATTGGATGAACTGAAGTGTCTACAGtctattaaagaaaacttgaTATTG TCGTTGCAAAGGAATACCCTTGGTGGTAAAAATAATCGTGGCCTATGCGTTGTTGAATCTTTAAAAAGTCTACTAAATCGGGACTTGAGAGAAAACGAGTTTAGAGAGGCAGCCATATTGGGATGGCTAATTGAGATT TTACAAGGATGCTTTCTTATGGCCGATGATATAATGGATAACTCAACTAAACGTCGAGGACTTGACTGTTGGTACCGAGAGGTAGGCATTGGCCGAGCCTTTAATGACTCTCAATTACTGGAAGCTTGCATACCTTTATTGCTTCggaagtttttcaaaagtcaTCCACTTTATTTAGATCTGCTGGAACTTTTTCGAGAG GTAACCTTTTTAACTGAACTTGGAGAGcaaaaagatttattaTCTTCGGCTGAAGCCCAGCGCGTTTTCTCATTCGACCTTAAAAATTATGATTTCATTGTAACGTATAAAACAGCATTTTATTCCTTCTATCTGCCCGTGAAGTGTGCTTTATTGCTGTCTGGTAATTTTAATGAACGCGCGGATGCAACAACCAAAAGGCTATCAAAGCTCCTTGGGTATTACTTTCAAGCCCAGGATGATTACTTAGACTGCTTTGGCAATTATGCATCCCTAGGCAAAGTTGGGATGGACATTGAAGATAATAAATGTACGTGGTTGGTTTGCCAAGCTAAGATGGCAGCTAGTGCTGAACAATTGATGTTTTTGGAGAAGCATTATGGAGGACGAAATCAAGACAGCGTGTTCAAAGTTAAACAGTTATACCGAGAGCTTGGTATTCCAAATATGTACCAAAACTTTGTAGAAGCCACGGTTGAGAAAATCATGACCGAAATCAACGATATTGACGAAGATACTGGCATTaagaaaattattttctacaagtttttcaaattaaTTCATAAACGATCTCGGtga
- the clr6 gene encoding histone deacetylase (class I) H3-K9 specific Clr6 yields the protein MGFGKKKVSYFYDEDVGNYHYGPQHPMKPHRVRMVHNLVVNYNLHEKMNVITPVRATLNDMTRCHTDEYIDFLHRVTPDTMEKFQPHQLKFNVGDDCPVFDGLYEFCSISAGGSIGAAQELNSGNAEIAVNWAGGLHHAKKREASGFCYVNDIALAALELLKYHQRVLYIDIDVHHGDGVEEFFYTTDRVMTCSFHKFGEYFPGTGHIKDTGIGVGKNYAVNVPLRDGINDENYESVFKPIISHIMQWFRPEAVILQCGTDSLAGDRLGCFNLSMRGHASCVRFLKSFKVPLICVGGGGYTVRNVARVWTYETGILNDEELDENLPYNDYLQYYGPDYKLNVLPNNMENHNSRPYLDATIAEIIENLRSLAFAPSVQMQPRPQDFTFEKKEEQKVATEEIMDERV from the exons ATGGgatttggtaaaaaaaaagtttcttaCTTTTATGACG AGGATGTCGGAAATTACCACTATGGTCCACAACATCCTATGAAGCCGCATCGTGTGCGAATG GTTCACAACTTGGTCGTGAACTACAATTTGCacgaaaaaatgaatgttATT ACACCTGTTCGGGCTACACTAAACGATATGACTCGCTGCCATACTGATGAATACATTGACTTTCTACATCGAGTTACGCCAGATACCATGGAAAAGTTTCAACCCCATCAGTTAAAGT TCAATGTCGGCGACGATTGTCCAGTATTTGA TGGCCTCTATGAATTTTGCTCAATCTCCGCTGGTGGATCGATCG GTGCGGCTCAAGAATTGAATTCTGGTAACGCTGAAATTGCAGTCAA ttgGGCTGGTGGTTTGCATcatgcaaagaaaagagaagcCTCGGGTTTTTGTTATGTTAACGATATCGCCCTTGCAGCATTGgaacttttgaaatatCATCAACGTGTTCTTTATATAGACATCGACGTCCATCATGGCGATGGTGTAGAAGAATTTTTCTATACGACTGACCGAGTTATGACTTGTTCTTTCCACAAATTCGGCGAATACTTCCCTGGAACTGGTCACATCAAG GATACCGGTATTGGGGTTGGTAAAAACTATGCAGTAAATGTACCTTTGAGAGACGGAAtaaatgatgaaaattATGAAAGTGTTTTTAAGCCA ATCATTAGCCATATTATGCAATGGTTCCGACCAGAAGCAGTCATTCTACAGTGCGGTACAGATTCGTTAGCTGGTGATCGACTTGGCTGCTTTAATTTGTCAATGAGAG GTCATGCCTCGTGTGTTCggtttttgaagagtttCAAAGTGCCTCTGATTTGTGTGGGCGGTGGTGGCTACACAGTTAGAAATGTCGCTCGTGTTTGGACTTATGAAACAGGAATTCTTAACgatgaagaattggatGAAA ATTTGCCGTATAACGATTATCTACAGTATTATGGACCTGACTATAAATTGAATGTCTTGCCGAACAATATGGAAAATCACAATTCACGACCATATCTAGATGCTACAAT TGCGGAAATTATAGAGAACCTAAGGAGCCTGGCTTTTGCTCCAAGTGTACAAATGCAGC CACGGCCTCAagattttacttttgagaaaaaagaggAGCAGAAGGTTGCTACGGAAGAGATTATGGATGAACGAGTATGA
- the cys11 gene encoding cysteine synthase codes for MMSSRILQTKFPSVVDGFIGAIGRTPLIRLDALSKETGCNILAKAEFQNPGGSVKDRAAYYVVRNAEKNGTLHRGGTVVEGTAGNTGIGLAHIARARGYRCIIYMPNTQSQNKIDTLKYLGAEVYPVPVVPFTNPQNFNHQARRHAESIPNAVWTDQFDNVANLQSHYETTGPEIWEQTGGKVDGFTCSTGTGGTLAGVTKFLKEKSEGRVSSFIADPPGSVLYSHFKTKGQKPDNSGSSFTEGIGQGRITGNMQHIYGLFDDALRIPDESSINMLYRLLDQDGIFLGGSSTLNVVAAVEMAKILGPGKTIVTVLCDTGHKYATRLFSRSFLETKGLYDAIEPQYKKYIVLA; via the exons ATGATGAGTTCTCGCATTTTGCAGACAAAATTTCCTAGCGTTGTTGATGGATTTATTGGAGCAATTGGCCGTACGCCTTTAATTCGTCTTGATGCTCTTTCGAAAGAAACTGGTTGCAACATTCTTGCAAAAGCTG AATTCCAAAATCCTGGTGGAAGTGTAAAGGACAGAGCTGCTTACTATGTGGTGCGAAATGCTGAGAAGAATGGCACATTGCATCGTGGTGGCACTGTGGTAGAAGGTACCGCAGGTAATACAGGAATTGGACTTGCTCATATTGCCAGGGCTCGTGGATATAGATGCATCATCTACATGCCCAACACCCAAtctcaaaataaaatcgaTACCTTAAAGTACTTGGGAGCTGAGGTGTATCCAGTTCCTGTTGTCCCGTTCACGAATCCACAAAATTTTAACCACCAAGCTCGTCGTCATGCCGAGTCGATTCCAAACGCTGTTTGGACTGATCAATTTGATAATGTAGCCAACTTGCAATCTCATTACGAAACCACTGGACCTGAAATCTGGGAACAGACAGGCGGTAAAGTTGATGGCTTTACTTGCTCTACCGGTACCGGTGGTACGTTAGCTGGTGTCACCAAGTtcttgaaggaaaaatcgGAAGGTCGcgtttcttccttcataGCTGATCCTCCTGGAAGTGTCTTATACAGTCATTTTAAGACGAAGGGCCAAAAGCCCGATAACAGTGGTTCTTCCTTTACCGAGGGTATCGGTCAAGGTCGTATCACTGGAAATATGCAGCATATTTATGGCTTATTTGACGATGCTTTGAGAATTCCCGACGAATCATCTATTAATATGTTATATCGTCTGTTAGACCAAGACGGTATATTTTTGGGAGGCTCTTCTACCTTGAACGTTGTTGCCGCTGTCGAGATGGCAAAGATTTTGGGTCCTGGTAAAACTATTGTCACCGTTCTTTGTGATACAGGTCATAAGTACGCTACAAGATTGTTCAGTCGTTCTTTCTTGGAAACGAAGGGATTGTACGACGCAATCGAACCCcaatacaaaaaatacattGTATTGGCTTAA
- the dbp7 gene encoding ATP-dependent RNA helicase Dbp7, which translates to MAEESLLLNFVTDEPSSSVNRVNSGGRWKDRVKDKKDQKRKAATSLPTTDHSPAVNNQIKVQRKENIPSMNESKRRKPTPNSGFNPPSVAKPVKHDNTFVSSLFTGDSKEHLSSTHHDAEDQNQNMFDTQNQEAPSNAPMSTTTFAGVQLDSQLASHLGEKMNITAPTDIQNSCLPALLNGNDRDAFIEAETGSGKTLAYLLPIIQRLIRLPPTKRSRTSGLFAVIVAPTRELCQQIYTVANNLTNNRLAHWIVSCNVIGGEKKKSEKSRIRKGVNILIGTPGRLADHIENTEVLDLSQVRWVVLDEGDRLMDMGFEETITKILKYLDSQNSPYPLGDSMPSRKVNVLCSATIKDTVKQLSQSALKDAMYLRSSSSSTDENEDQKTHKSSAPAQLLQRYCVIPPKLRLVSLASVLRSNLKDNQRIIVFLSCADSVNFHFEAFRRRKAESENELEEKEDETKNIPTSSEQAVDTAYRLNNKAKVYRLHGSLSQQTRTATLSQFSSEKNNFPRILLCTDVASRGLDLPNIDLVVQYDAPFSTDDYLHRIGRTARAGHSGAAFMFLLPKEIEYINLLRANVKVNISEQPNGPSSILSSGFSVPGSRAKSELEWQDQATEWQLELERMILEDPDLKEVAKKAFSSYVRAYATHLSSERSIFNMRDLHLGHIAKSFALREAPGKMSNNSNSKQKGGTASARPKQRKDNSPAAISARMQKKAMEHYSFEHNIG; encoded by the coding sequence ATGGCAGAGGAATCATTGTTATTAAATTTTGTTACTGATGAGCCTAGCTCATCGGTCAATCGTGTAAATTCCGGCGGGCGATGGAAGGATCGTGtgaaagacaaaaaagatcaaaaaagaaaggcCGCTACCTCTTTGCCAACAACAGACCATTCTCCTGCTGTAAATAATCAAATTAAAGTACAGcggaaagaaaatatacCGTCCATGAACGAGTCAAAACGGAGAAAGCCAACTCCCAATTCAGGATTCAATCCACCTTCTGTTGCGAAACCAGTAAAACATGACAACActttcgtttcttctttatttaccGGTGATTCAAAAGAACATCTCTCGTCGACTCATCATGATGCAGAGGaccaaaatcaaaacatgTTCGATACTCAGAATCAAGAAGCACCATCTAACGCACCTATGTCAACCACAACTTTTGCTGGTGTTCAGTTGGATTCTCAATTGGCTAGTCACCTTGGAGAAAAGATGAATATTACTGCACCAACCGATATTCAAAATTCTTGTTTACCTGCCTTGTTAAACGGTAATGATAGAGATGCGTTTATTGAAGCCGAAACTGGTTCCGGTAAAACATTGGCATACCTACTGCCTATTATTCAAAGATTGATTCGACTTCCACCCACAAAGCGCTCACGAACAAGCGGTTTGTTTGCTGTAATTGTTGCTCCAACGCGCGAGCTTTGTCAACAAATTTATACTGTTGCAAATAATCTTACAAATAACCGGTTGGCTCATTGGATAGTTTCCTGTAATGTGATCGGTggtgaaaagaagaaaagtgaGAAATCCAGGATCCGCAAAGGAGTTAATATTCTAATTGGCACTCCAGGAAGACTTGCCGATCATATAGAGAATACGGAAGTATTGGATCTTAGTCAAGTGCGGTGGGTTGTGTTAGACGAGGGCGATCGTTTGATGGACATGGGATTCGAAGAaacaattacaaaaattttgaagtaTTTAGACTCCCAAAATTCACCATATCCGTTAGGGGATAGTATGCCATCTCGAAAAGTCAATGTACTATGCTCTGCTACTATAAAGGATACCGTCAAACAGTTGAGTCAGTCTGCATTGAAGGACGCGATGTATCTCAGgtcttcatcttcatctacCGACGAGAATGAAGATCAAAAAACACACAAGTCTTCTGCTCCTGCGCAATTACTTCAGCGGTATTGTGTGATTCCTCCAAAGTTGAGACTAGTAAGTTTGGCTTCCGTTTTGCGAtcaaatttgaaagataATCAAAGGATTATCGTATTTTTATCATGTGCAGACAGTGTAAACTTTCATTTTGAGGCTTTCCGCCGCAGAAAAGCGGAATCAGAGAACGAGCTggaggaaaaagaagatgaaacgaaaaataTACCAACTTCTAGTGAACAAGCAGTAGACACTGCATATCGTTTAAAtaacaaagcaaaagttTATAGACTTCATGGATCTCTCTCGCAGCAAACTCGTACGGCAACGTTGTCTCAATTTTCTTCGGAAAAGAACAATTTCCCTCGTATATTACTCTGTACGGACGTTGCGTCTCGTGGTTTGGATTTACCTAATATTGATTTAGTTGTCCAATATGACGCCCCGTTCAGCACAGATGACTATTTGCACAGAATTGGTCGGACAGCTAGAGCTGGTCATAGCGGTGCTGcttttatgtttttattgCCCAAGGAAATTGAATACATTAATTTGTTACGAGCCAACGTTAAGGTGAATATTTCCGAGCAGCCGAATGGACCGTCATCCATTTTAAGCAGTGGATTTTCTGTTCCAGGATCTCGTGCTAAAAGTGAGTTAGAATGGCAGGACCAAGCGACTGAATGGCAGCTTGAGCTTGAACGAATGATTCTTGAGGATCCCGACTTGAAGGAGGTCGCAAAGAAGGCGTTTTCTTCTTATGTTCGTGCGTATGCAACACATTTGTCTTCGGAAAGATCGATTTTCAACATGCGTGATCTTCATCTAGGCCATATTGCCAAGTCTTTTGCGTTACGTGAAGCGCCTGGTAAAATGTCGAATAACAGTaacagtaaacaaaaaggcGGTACTGCTAGTGCACGTCCAAAACAGAGAAAGGATAATTCACCGGCGGCAATTTCTGCCAGGATGCAGAAGAAGGCAATGGAGCATTATTCGTTTGAACATAACATTGGTTAA
- the taf10 gene encoding SAGA complex/transcription factor TFIID complex subunit Taf10 has product MNEREPKEEINENFTTKVESDEDNDAMSLDDLQESSNTEQRLEEREQSEAKEHEHSGDGFREDEGKDEMPRRANGSNYVIEPYLELRDMAKNKTLQEFMNEMDDYSPIIPDVLLDYYLSLSGFRCADSRLKKLLGLAAQKFISDIAQDAYQYSKIRTGSSSTSSTGFNAPNYSAAGASAGGPTRRGDRGKAVLTVDDLSSALNEYGINLKRPDFYR; this is encoded by the coding sequence ATGAATGAAAGGGAGCCTAAAGAGgaaataaacgaaaatttcACTACTAAAGTGGAGTCCGACGAAGACAACGATGCTATGAGCCTTGACGATCTACAGGAATCCAGCAATACTGAGCAACGCctagaagaaagagaacaATCGGAAGCAAAAGAACATGAACATTCCGGAGACGGTTTCAGAGAAGATGAGGGAAAAGACGAGATGCCTCGTCGTGCAAATGGGTCGAACTATGTAATTGAACCTTATTTGGAATTAAGAGACATggcaaaaaataaaacactCCAAGAATTCATGAATGAAATGGATGACTACTCTCCTATAATTCCTGATGTTTTACTTGACTATTACTTGAGTCTTTCAGGTTTTCGGTGTGCTGACTCCCGTCTTAAGAAGCTCTTGGGCCTAGCCGctcaaaaattcatttctgaTATTGCTCAAGATGCCTATCAGTATTCCAAAATTCGTACTGGTAGTAGCTCTACTTCTTCTACCGGGTTTAACGCACCAAACTATAGTGCTGCAGGTGCCTCCGCCGGTGGTCCAACTCGGAGAGGTGATCGGGGCAAAGCCGTCTTAACCGTTGATGACTTGAGCTCGGCATTGAACGAGTATGGTATCAATTTAAAGCGTCCAGACTTTTACCGTTAA